A genomic region of Pelomicrobium methylotrophicum contains the following coding sequences:
- a CDS encoding RlmE family RNA methyltransferase, translated as MARSKTSKAWMQEHVSDLYVRRAKAEGYRSRAAYKLMELDERDHLLRPGLWVVDLGAAPGGWSQVAAARVGKAGRVVAVDVLEMAPLPGVEFILGDFSEEATLVRVARALDGHAADLVLSDMAPNMSGMAEVDQARSLHLAELALEFCTRHLKPGGGLLVKVFQGAGFDGFVAELRRRFSRVAVRKPRSSRSRSAEVYLLATGFRGEPRPTQGDK; from the coding sequence ATGGCCCGCTCGAAAACCAGCAAGGCATGGATGCAGGAGCACGTGTCAGACCTTTACGTCCGGCGGGCCAAGGCCGAAGGCTACCGCTCCCGGGCGGCCTACAAGCTCATGGAGCTGGACGAGCGGGACCACCTTCTCCGGCCAGGCCTATGGGTGGTGGACCTGGGCGCTGCGCCCGGTGGGTGGAGCCAGGTGGCGGCCGCCCGCGTGGGGAAGGCGGGGCGAGTGGTGGCCGTGGATGTGCTGGAGATGGCCCCGCTGCCGGGAGTTGAGTTCATCCTCGGCGACTTTTCCGAGGAGGCGACCCTCGTCCGGGTGGCCCGGGCGCTGGACGGACACGCGGCGGATCTTGTGCTCTCCGACATGGCCCCCAACATGAGTGGTATGGCGGAAGTCGACCAAGCGCGCAGCCTCCACCTGGCGGAGTTGGCGCTGGAGTTTTGTACACGCCACCTGAAACCGGGGGGCGGGCTTCTAGTCAAAGTGTTTCAGGGGGCGGGGTTTGACGGGTTCGTGGCCGAGCTCCGGCGCCGGTTTTCAAGGGTGGCGGTCCGTAAACCCCGATCGTCCCGCAGCCGGTCGGCAGAAGTGTATCTCCTTGCGACAGGTTTCCGCGGCGAGCCGCGGCCCACACAAGGGGACAAATAG